The Pocillopora verrucosa isolate sample1 chromosome 14, ASM3666991v2, whole genome shotgun sequence genome has a segment encoding these proteins:
- the LOC131794327 gene encoding uncharacterized protein, which translates to MATSSDSVELEFWHKNITKIPKVTNSFVEDFAEKNLPIKATVTRGYKFFHEEYIHDIEVKLCKEEDSGVVARAKCFRSMKKNEDPHKLSVVFESSSIEASINKYMCSCAAGQGLCHHVLGLLYTLAHFQLLGLKSVPPMVSKTSKAQRWHIPSRKEGIKARPVTDLIIQKSKPKDKLHEPKKKRKVCGVASTIYKPFQQSLSSLDLTSVLSPQFENLNNQPGFMRIWEDEQSEPPILVDSAFGKVPKGCVISYQQPLKVKSNINIQLPAFNFPSLSYPDTVLNEKQDLFFSSLAISGQQSIDFEMETREQSTTTAWHELRKFRLTASNFKDICSRRKDHEILSTRLLKGKVIQTAAMKYGIQNEGVAADMYKTQFGRDTHLVGFLINPCLPHLGCSPDRRVFDDTEQHPWGLIEIKCSPASHLDNLQYLKFNERNGSYSLKKTHKYYYQVMGCLGLTGSQWCDFFVYCKDEFHCERVYFDELLFSELGVFQAI; encoded by the exons atggcgactAGTAGCGATAGCGTTGAACTCgaattttggcacaaaaatataacaaaaatacCCAAAGTTACAAACTCTTTTGTTGAGGATTTTGCTGAGAAGAACCTACCGATCAAAGCCACTGTAACAAGAGGATATAAATTCTTTCACGAAGAATATATTCACGATATTGAAG TAAAACTTTGCAAGGAAGAGGATTCAGGAGTAGTGGCTCGGGCTAAATGCTTCAGAAGTATGAAAAAGAACGAAGATCCTCACAAGTTGTCTGTTGTGTTCGAGAGCTCCTCTATTGAGGCTAGCATCAACAAGTATATGTGTAGTTGTGCTGCTGGACAAGGTCTTTGCCATCATGTTCTTGGATTGCTCTATACTCTTGCCCATTTCCAGCTATTAGGCTTAAAAAGTGTCCCGCCAATGGTTTCTAAAACATCAAAGGCACAg AGATGGCATATCCCCAGTCGTAAAGAGGGCATTAAAGCAAGGCCAGTGACAGATTTGATTATACAAAAGTCAAAGCCAAAAGATAAATTGCATGAAcctaaaaagaagagaaaggtgtGTGGTGTGGCAAGCACGATCTACAAACCCTTCCAGCAATCATTAAGTAGCCTTGACTTGACTAGTGTGCTGTCGCCACAGTTTGAAAATCTCAACAATCAACCTGGATTTATGAGAATATGGGAAGATGAACAAAGTGAGCCTCCAATTTTAGTAGACTCGGCCTTTGGAAAGGTGCCAAAAGGCTGTGTCATAAGCTATCAACAGCCATTGAAAGTTAAGAGCAATATTAACATACAGCTACCTGCATTCAACTTTCCATCTTTAAGCTATCCAGATACAGTGCTCAATGAAAAACAAGACCTTTTCTTCAGCTCCCTTGCAATATCAGGTCAACAGTctattgactttgaaatggagACAAGGGAACAGTCAACTACAACAGCATGGCATGAACTAAGGAAGTTTAGGCTTACAGCTTCAAATTTCAAAGATATATGCTCAAGAAGAAAAGACCATGAAATCCTTTCTACGCGTTTACTAAAGGGAAAAGTAATCCAAACTGCAGCCATGAAATATGGGATACAAAATGAGGGGGTAGCTGCTGATATGTACAAAACACAGTTTGGCAGAGACACTCACCTAGTAGGTTTTCTTATAAACCCATGTCTCCCACACCTAGGCTGTAGCCCAGACAGAAGAGTGTTTGACGACACTGAACAACATCCATGGGGCCTGATAGAAATAAAGTGCTCTCCAGCAAGTCATCTGGATAACCTTCAGTATTTAAAGTTTAATGAACGAAATGGGTCATATTCATTGAAGAAGACACACAAGTATTATTATCAAGTTATGGGATGCCTTGGTTTAACAGGAAGTCAGTGGTGCGATTTCTTTGTTTACTGCAAGGACGAATTTCACTGTGAACGAGTATATTTTGATGAACTTCTCTTTTCTGAGTTGGGTGTATTTCAAGCcatttaa
- the LOC131787662 gene encoding uncharacterized protein: MADTWRFEETKLLIALWSEEAVQHELNTMHSKKLIWEKISQGMANGGYSRSTQQCRDKINNVKQKYHKIREGNKISENQRQEWEMFEPMDRVLGCKPTSKPRVVDLMPSSSKEEEKISKVTYPDDGDKAFGSVVDVSFSSLSNEDENVAATP; this comes from the coding sequence atggcggacacaTGGAGGTTTGAGGAAACCAAACTTTTGATCGCTTTATGGAGTGAAGAGGCAGTGCAACATGAGTTAAACACCATGCACAGCAAGAAACTCATATGGGAAAAAATAAGCCAAGGAATGGCCAATGGAGGGTACTCGAGAAGTACACAACAGTGTCGTGATAAAATTAACAATGTCAAGCAAAAATATCACAAGATTCGTGAGGGCaacaaaatttctgaaaaccAACGACAAGAATGGGAGATGTTTGAACCAATGGACCGTGTTCTTGGCTGCAAACCAACCTCAAAACCTAGAGTGGTTGACTTGATGCCAAGCAGTTCTAAAGAGGAAGAAAAGATTTCCAAAGTGACATATCCTGATGATGGCGACAAAGCCTTTGGCAGTGTGGTTGATGTTTCATTCTCATCCCTCTCCAATGAAGATGAAAACGTAGCAGCAACTCCCTAA
- the LOC131799675 gene encoding uncharacterized protein, which yields MLFGMKTRSRVVLDTLNTRAIMRNKDHCCVPKCNNNRSKVQSNITFHQFPKDKDLRRQWIIKIKRDVGRSFKITNSTRVCSDHFKPTDIKKTLTGKSVLVNGAVPSVFEWTTLSKKRKSPTKRECTTRTNTTEIDVVDNIQPISSTVEIGPIEDSSVDENVIDTSSHMEDSTVTTDTTIITPTVNLHDYLFTEPEKPVEELLEAAQARIEQLEQLLSKQSFYRQLKGMSDKRVRFHTGFSSFAIFVSTFNALRPTAESMFSWSQVQRARAKSGKDISNMRDTLKTCKLSLFDQFYLCITKLRLGTFNEKLASEFDISISTVSRVFISWVNFLYFVLGTIPIWPSRAKIDKHMPKCFKLLYPKCRGIIDASEIKVQAPSSMVLNSNCYSSYKSHTTYKGNVVISPSGEIIHVSSLFEGSISDKELVKQSGLLNLLEPGDQIMADKGFTIEDLLKPIGCGVAMPAFLSSKGQFSKKELSTSKQIHNLRVHVERAIRRVKEFHYFDKVIPLTVAGSINQIWTVACLITNFQGPLLHEKQYI from the exons ATGCTTTTTGGCATGAAAACGAGGTCACGCGTGGTTCTTGACACACTGAACACTCGAGCGATCATGCGGAACAAAGATCACTGTTGTGTTCCTAAGTGCAATAACAATAGATCAAAAGTGCAGTCTAATATAACCTTTCATCAATTCCCGAAAGACAAAGACTTAAGAAGACAGTGGATTATAAAAATTAAGCGTGATGTCGGCCGGTCCTTCAAG ATAACCAACAGTACAAGAGTTTGCTCTGATCATTTTAAACCcacagatataaaaaaaacgCTAACAGGAAAAAGTGTACTCGTTAATGGTGCTGTACCATCCGTTTTTGAATGGACAACTTtatcaaagaaacgaaagtcaccaacgaaacgCGAATGCACAACACGTACTAACACAACCGAGATTGATGTCGTGGATAATATACAGCCAATCTCCTCTAcag TCGAAATTGGGCCCATCGAAGATTCAAGCGTAGACGAAAATGTCATCGATACTAGCAGCCACATGGAGGACTCCACCGTAACTACTGACACCACAATCATAACACCTACTGTCAACCTAcatgattatttatttactgaacCCGAAAAGCCTGTAGAAGAGCTACTTGAGGCAGCGCAAGCTCGTATCGAACAATTAGAACAGCTGCTTTCAAAACAATCTTTTTACAGACAACTGAAAGGGATGTCAGACAAACGCGTTAGATTCCATACTGGCTTTTCGtcatttgctatttttgtgAGTACCTTCAATGCCCTTAGACCCACAGCTGAAAGTATGTTTTCATGGTCCCAAGTACAGAGAGCACGAGCAAAAAGTGGGAAAGATATAAGTAACATGAGAGACACTCTCAAGACATGCAAACTTAGCTTATTTGATCAGTTTTATTTATGCATTACTAAGCTGAGGCTGGGTACTTTTAATGAGAAACTAGCCAGTGAAtttgatatttctatttcaaCTGTGAgtagagtttttatttcttgggttaactttctctattttgttttgggAACCATTCCTATATGGCCCTCTCGggcaaaaattgacaaacataTGCCtaagtgttttaaattgttatatCCTAAATGCCGTGGTATTATTGATGCCTCAGAGATCAAGGTACAAGCACCATCTAGTATGGTTTTGAATAGCAATTGCTATTCATCATATAAGAGCCACACAACTTACAAAGGCAATGTTGTAATATCTCCATCTGGGGAAATTATTCATGTAAGTTCTCTTTTTGAAGGAAGTATTTCTGACAAGGAGCTTGTTAAGCAATCAGGTTTGTTGAATTTACTTGAGCCAGGTGATCAAATAATGGCTGATAAAGGATTTACTATAGAGGATCTATTAAAGCCAATAGGTTGTGGAGTAGCAATGCCTGCCTTTTTGTCAAGTAAGGgtcaattttcaaagaaagaacttTCAACCAGTAAACAGATACATAATTTAAGAGTCCATGTGGAAAGGGCCATAAGAAGGGTGAAAGAGTTTCACTATTTTGATAAAGTTATACCTCTTACAGTAGCTGGCAGCATTAATCAAATATGGACAGTGGCATGTCTTATTACCAATTTCCAGGGGCCTTTGTTGCATGAAAAGCAATATATCTAA
- the LOC131783887 gene encoding uncharacterized protein, producing MNDLKACLTKEEFNDYTDDLPKSNEGNSQEVSELPVIQQRSRFLHLALDIETTGLDRKSDILQISCIPPNAETKSFSVNLFPENRIIGQSATQVHGISVEFCKGRKTLLRRGKELEAVSQTQGLSDFCSFLKQQSRSFQVVLIAHNGEKFDFPVLINALRRNNLLELFLATGVVLVDSLKIVSTEMKQKGSPLYSCKSKSLSDVYEVLLKEKFDAHDAQEDATALSRILFQSPLQVSVERIQTHAVPAELFVKKMNSAQEAKSRKSTLHRLPVSEGMKEKMGKAGLDYETMQGVYKKGGTKALLAVLALPESFEQIQEKRSKPRVTKNLNILTAVVNYFVRMQS from the coding sequence ATGAACGATCTAAAGGCATGTCTGACAAAGGAGGAGTTTAATGATTATACCGATGATCTCCCAAAATCCAACGAAGGGAACAGCCAGGAAGTCTCCGAGTTACCTGTAATCCAACAACGTTCACGTTTTCTTCATTTGGCCCTCGACATAGAAACAACAGGTCTAGACCGGAAATCGGATATTCTGCAGATTTCATGCATTCCACCAAATGCTGAAACCAAATCATTTTCGGTAAACCTTTTTCCAGAAAATCGAATTATTGGCCAGTCAGCGACGCAAGTCCACGGTATAAGTGTAGAGTTTTGTAAGGGCAGAAAAACATTATTGAGAAGAGGGAAAGAACTGGAGGCCGTATCGCAAACTCAGGGTCTCAGTGATTTTTGCAGTTTCCTAAAACAGCAGTCCCGTTCCTTCCAAGTTGTCCTTATTGCACACAATGGTGAAAAGTTTGACTTCCCAGTTCTGATCAATGCTCTGAGAAGGAACAATCTCCTTGAATTGTTCCTGGCTACTGGTGTTGTCCTTGTGGACTCTCTAAAGATTGTTTCGACAGAAATGAAGCAGAAAGGTAGCCCTTTGTATTCCTGCAAGAGCAAATCTTTGTCCGACGTTTACGAAGTTttactgaaagaaaagtttgatgCACATGATGCACAAGAAGATGCTACCGCCTTGTCGCGTATTTTATTTCAGTCCCCTCTGCAAGTATCTGTTGAAAGAATTCAGACGCACGCAGTTCCTGCAGAACTGttcgtaaaaaaaatgaactcagCACAAGAGGCAAAATCCCGAAAGTCCACGCTGCATCGCCTCCCGGTCTCCGAAGGAATGAAGGAGAAAATGGGAAAGGCCGGGCTTGACTACGAAACAATGCAGGGTGTTTACAAGAAAGGTGGAACGAAAGCTCTGTTAGCGGTGCTAGCTCTTCCAGAGTCCTTTGAGCAAATTCAAGAAAAGCGGAGTAAGCCAAGGGTGACGAAAAACCTAAACATACTCACAGCAGTGGTTAACTATTTTGTACGAATGCAATCTTAG